The Mauremys reevesii isolate NIE-2019 linkage group 1, ASM1616193v1, whole genome shotgun sequence genome has a segment encoding these proteins:
- the SMKR1 gene encoding small lysine-rich protein 1, whose amino-acid sequence MGGKGGKSKRSKSKGSRKKTKKPVSEVDILSPAAMLNAYYISHNAAACLEFRGFNWPDSPKKKGKKGK is encoded by the coding sequence GGAGGTAAAGGTGGCAAATCCAAACGCAGTAAATCCAAAGGCTccaggaagaaaacaaagaagccCGTGAGTGAAGTGGATATCCTTAGCCCAGCTGCCATGCTCAATGCCTACTACATTTCTCacaatgctgctgcctgcctggagTTCCGTGGCTTTAACTGGCCTGACTCCCCCAAAAAGAAAGGGAAGAAAGGAAAGTAG